One part of the Tachysurus vachellii isolate PV-2020 chromosome 6, HZAU_Pvac_v1, whole genome shotgun sequence genome encodes these proteins:
- the zfand3 gene encoding AN1-type zinc finger protein 3 isoform X1, with translation MGDTGSERSKPPSNVIPPRCPCGFWGSSKTMNLCSKCFADIQKKQPDCASEPAPSSSNSQSAVFCNETSSSSSQTLSSGSEGPSTDATPLSKQEEVSSTDTARGTLSTPTKRPCDTASGSESEASPEKRVRVGESSEESQRGPKQKNRRRCHRCQTKLELVQQELGSCRCGYVFCMLHRLPEQHDCLFDHLGRGREEAVLKMVKLDRKVGRSCQRIGEECS, from the exons ATGGGGGACACAGGGAGCGAACGGAGCAAGCCACCGAGTAACGTTATACCTCCGCGGTGTCCTTGTGGATTTTGGGG GTCGAGCAAAACCATGAACCTCTGCTCCAAATGTTTTGCAG ACATCCAGAAGAAGCAACCAGACTGCGCTTCAGAGCCCGCCCCCAGCTCCAGCAATAGCCAATCAGCCGTCTTCTGTAACGAGACAAGCAGCAGCAGTAGCCAAACCCTGTCCTCCGGCTCCGAGGGGCCATCCACAGATGCCACGCCTCTCTCCAAACAGGAAG AAGTCTCGAGTACAGACACAGCCCGAGGCACGCTATCTACTCCCACGAAACGGCCCTGTGATACAG CCTCAGGTTCGGAGAGCGAGGCCTCCCCGGAGAAGCGGGTGCGTGTCGGCGAGTCTTCTGAAGAATCCCAGCGAGGGCCTAAGCAGAAGAACCGCAGGCGTTGCCATCGCTGCCAAACTAAACTCGAGCTTGTACAGCAGGAGCTGGGATCATGCCGCTGTG gatacGTATTCTGCATGCTGCACCGGCTGCCCGAGCAGCACGACTGCCTGTTTGACCACTTGGGTCGCGGGAGAGAGGAAGCCGTGCTTAAGATGGTCAAGTTGGACCGTAAGGTGGGCCGATCCTGCCAGCGCATCGGAGAGGAGTGTtcctga
- the zfand3 gene encoding AN1-type zinc finger protein 3 isoform X2 gives MNLCSKCFADIQKKQPDCASEPAPSSSNSQSAVFCNETSSSSSQTLSSGSEGPSTDATPLSKQEEVSSTDTARGTLSTPTKRPCDTASGSESEASPEKRVRVGESSEESQRGPKQKNRRRCHRCQTKLELVQQELGSCRCGYVFCMLHRLPEQHDCLFDHLGRGREEAVLKMVKLDRKVGRSCQRIGEECS, from the exons ATGAACCTCTGCTCCAAATGTTTTGCAG ACATCCAGAAGAAGCAACCAGACTGCGCTTCAGAGCCCGCCCCCAGCTCCAGCAATAGCCAATCAGCCGTCTTCTGTAACGAGACAAGCAGCAGCAGTAGCCAAACCCTGTCCTCCGGCTCCGAGGGGCCATCCACAGATGCCACGCCTCTCTCCAAACAGGAAG AAGTCTCGAGTACAGACACAGCCCGAGGCACGCTATCTACTCCCACGAAACGGCCCTGTGATACAG CCTCAGGTTCGGAGAGCGAGGCCTCCCCGGAGAAGCGGGTGCGTGTCGGCGAGTCTTCTGAAGAATCCCAGCGAGGGCCTAAGCAGAAGAACCGCAGGCGTTGCCATCGCTGCCAAACTAAACTCGAGCTTGTACAGCAGGAGCTGGGATCATGCCGCTGTG gatacGTATTCTGCATGCTGCACCGGCTGCCCGAGCAGCACGACTGCCTGTTTGACCACTTGGGTCGCGGGAGAGAGGAAGCCGTGCTTAAGATGGTCAAGTTGGACCGTAAGGTGGGCCGATCCTGCCAGCGCATCGGAGAGGAGTGTtcctga